A window of the Polaribacter batillariae genome harbors these coding sequences:
- a CDS encoding isopenicillin N synthase family dioxygenase: MNKIPSVNLTDFLSDDKNRKQKFIDEIGHAYENIGFVALKGHFLDDQLVSDLYTEIKKFFDLPIETKKKYEIPGIGGQRGYVSFGKESAKGKKEGDLKEFWHFGQYVEDGSKYKDEYPENVIVEELPKFNEVGKQTYKMLEKTAKYVLRSLALHLGLEETYFDNYIKNGNSILRPIHYPPIKTEPKGAERAAAHGDINLITLLMGAQGKGLQVQNHKGEWIDAMAAPDELMINVGDMLSRHSNNKLKSTIHRVVNPPKEMWGTSRYSIPFFMHPISDMKLDVLENCIDENNPKQFEDITAGEFLDERLKELGLKK; the protein is encoded by the coding sequence ATGAACAAAATTCCAAGTGTAAACTTAACAGATTTCTTATCTGATGATAAAAACAGAAAACAAAAATTTATCGACGAAATTGGTCACGCTTACGAAAACATTGGTTTCGTAGCTTTAAAAGGTCATTTTTTAGATGATCAATTGGTTTCAGATTTATATACAGAAATCAAAAAATTTTTCGATTTACCTATAGAAACGAAAAAAAAATATGAAATTCCAGGAATTGGTGGGCAAAGAGGTTACGTTTCTTTCGGAAAAGAATCTGCCAAAGGAAAAAAAGAAGGCGATTTAAAAGAATTTTGGCATTTTGGACAATATGTAGAAGACGGCTCGAAATACAAAGACGAATATCCAGAAAATGTTATTGTAGAAGAATTGCCAAAATTTAACGAAGTAGGTAAACAAACCTATAAAATGTTAGAAAAAACGGCAAAATATGTGTTGCGCTCTTTGGCCTTACATTTAGGTTTAGAAGAAACCTATTTCGATAATTACATTAAAAACGGAAACAGCATTTTGCGCCCAATTCATTACCCACCTATAAAAACAGAACCCAAAGGTGCAGAACGAGCTGCTGCGCATGGAGACATTAATTTAATCACGTTATTAATGGGTGCACAAGGAAAAGGTTTGCAGGTTCAAAACCATAAAGGAGAGTGGATAGATGCCATGGCTGCACCCGACGAATTAATGATTAATGTTGGAGACATGTTGTCTAGACACAGCAATAACAAGCTAAAATCTACAATTCATAGAGTTGTAAATCCGCCAAAAGAAATGTGGGGAACCTCCCGTTATTCGATTCCGTTTTTTATGCATCCAATATCTGATATGAAATTAGATGTGTTAGAAAATTGTATCGACGAAAACAACCCAAAACAATTCGAAGATATTACTGCAGGTGAGTTTTTAGACGAAAGATTGAAGGAATTAGGGCTCAAAAAATAA
- a CDS encoding translation initiation factor: protein MDLKDQLKNLFPDHKETEEPKEEKSNIWLQDEPIICKYEKRKGKPITILEGYNGATSDFKILAKEIKTKLSVGGSFKDDKIIIQGDYRDKIMSILKDKGFKVKRVGG, encoded by the coding sequence ATGGATTTAAAAGATCAACTAAAAAATTTGTTTCCAGATCACAAAGAAACCGAAGAACCAAAAGAAGAAAAATCGAATATTTGGTTACAAGACGAACCTATTATTTGTAAATATGAAAAAAGAAAAGGAAAGCCAATTACTATTTTAGAAGGGTATAATGGCGCGACATCCGACTTTAAAATTTTAGCCAAAGAAATAAAGACGAAGCTCTCTGTTGGCGGAAGTTTTAAAGATGATAAAATTATTATTCAAGGTGATTATAGAGACAAAATTATGTCTATCTTAAAAGATAAAGGTTTTAAAGTAAAACGTGTTGGAGGTTAA